Proteins co-encoded in one Klebsiella michiganensis genomic window:
- a CDS encoding GIY-YIG nuclease superfamily protein gives MTSWYLYLIRCPDNRLYTGITTDVARRFAQHQSGKGAKALRGKGELDLVFSQVVGNRSLALRAEYRIKQLSKAEKERLVGGKVALEDLLASLQGETG, from the coding sequence ATGACTTCCTGGTATCTCTATTTAATTCGCTGCCCCGATAATCGTCTCTATACCGGTATTACCACCGACGTAGCGCGCCGCTTTGCCCAGCATCAGTCCGGGAAAGGCGCCAAGGCGCTGCGTGGCAAGGGGGAGCTGGATTTGGTGTTTAGCCAGGTGGTGGGAAACCGATCGCTGGCGCTGCGGGCCGAGTACCGAATTAAACAGTTGAGCAAGGCAGAGAAAGAACGGCTGGTTGGGGGAAAGGTTGCCCTCGAAGACCTGCTGGCAAGCCTTCAAGGGGAAACCGGCTAA
- a CDS encoding acetyltransferase, translating to MLIRVEIPIDAPGIDALLRRSFEGDGEAELVKALREDGLLTLGLVATDDEGQVIGYVAFSPVAVEGDELQWVGLAPLAVDASVRGQGIAKQLVYEGLDSLNEFGYAAVVTLGSPEMYGHLGFQPAARYGLHCRWPGTEAAFQVHPLADDALNGVSGLVEYSDHFNSV from the coding sequence ATGTTAATTCGTGTAGAAATTCCCATTGATGCTCCCGGCATCGACGCGCTGCTGCGCCGTTCCTTTGAAGGCGATGGCGAAGCTGAGCTGGTGAAAGCACTGCGGGAAGACGGGCTGTTAACGCTTGGCCTCGTCGCCACCGACGATGAAGGGCAGGTGATTGGCTACGTGGCCTTCAGCCCGGTCGCCGTCGAAGGTGACGAGCTTCAGTGGGTTGGGCTTGCGCCACTGGCGGTAGATGCGTCGGTTCGCGGGCAGGGCATTGCCAAACAGTTGGTATACGAAGGGCTGGATTCTCTGAATGAATTTGGCTATGCCGCCGTGGTCACGCTTGGCTCGCCGGAGATGTACGGCCATCTTGGCTTCCAGCCTGCGGCCCGTTACGGTCTGCACTGTCGCTGGCCGGGCACCGAAGCAGCATTCCAGGTTCATCCCCTGGCGGATGATGCCCTAAACGGCGTAAGTGGCCTGGTGGAGTATTCTGACCACTTCAACAGCGTTTAG
- a CDS encoding protease: protein MELLCPAGNLPALKAAIDNGADAVYIGLKDDTNARHFAGLNFTEKKLQEAVSYVHLRGRKLHIAINTFAHPDGYSRWQRAVDMAAQLGADALILADLAMLEYAAERYPHIERHVSVQASATNEEAIRFYHRHFDVARVVLPRVLSIHQVKQLARVTPVPLEVFAFGSLCIMAEGRCYLSSYLTGESPNTVGACSPARFVRWQQTPQGLESRLNDVLIDRYQDGENAGYPTLCKGRYLVDDRPYHALEEPTSLNTLELLPELLAANIASVKIEGRQRSPAYVTQVAKVWRQAIDRCMADPKNYRAQSAWMETLGAMAEGTQTTLGAYHRKWQ from the coding sequence ATGGAGTTGCTTTGCCCGGCCGGAAACCTTCCGGCGTTGAAAGCGGCCATCGATAACGGTGCAGATGCGGTGTACATCGGCCTGAAAGATGATACCAATGCGCGTCATTTTGCCGGCCTCAATTTCACCGAGAAAAAGCTGCAAGAAGCCGTCAGCTATGTACATCTTCGCGGCCGCAAGCTGCATATTGCCATCAATACTTTCGCACATCCGGACGGTTACTCACGCTGGCAGCGGGCGGTTGATATGGCCGCCCAGCTCGGTGCCGATGCGCTGATTCTGGCAGATTTAGCCATGCTGGAATATGCCGCTGAGCGCTATCCGCACATAGAGCGCCATGTGTCGGTGCAGGCTTCAGCCACCAACGAAGAAGCGATCCGGTTTTATCATCGCCACTTCGATGTTGCCCGTGTGGTGCTGCCGCGCGTGCTTTCTATTCATCAGGTCAAACAGCTCGCTCGCGTCACACCGGTGCCGCTGGAAGTCTTCGCTTTTGGCAGCCTGTGCATTATGGCGGAAGGACGCTGCTATCTTTCGTCTTACCTTACCGGCGAGTCGCCGAACACCGTGGGCGCCTGCTCCCCCGCCCGCTTTGTGCGCTGGCAACAGACGCCCCAGGGGCTGGAATCGCGCCTTAATGATGTGCTGATTGACCGCTATCAAGACGGCGAAAATGCGGGCTACCCCACCCTCTGCAAAGGGCGTTACCTGGTTGACGACAGGCCTTACCACGCGCTGGAGGAGCCCACCAGCCTTAACACGCTCGAACTGCTGCCGGAGCTGCTCGCCGCCAATATTGCATCGGTGAAAATCGAGGGCCGTCAGCGCAGCCCGGCCTATGTTACTCAGGTGGCAAAAGTCTGGCGTCAGGCTATCGATCGCTGCATGGCAGATCCTAAAAACTACCGGGCGCAATCCGCCTGGATGGAGACGCTGGGCGCTATGGCCGAAGGCACGCAAACAACGCTCGGTGCCTATCACCGCAAATGGCAGTAG
- a CDS encoding protease, whose product MAVGKSMKYSLGPVLYYWPKETLEKFYQAAAKSRADVIYLGEAVCSKRRATKVGDWLDMAKMLAGQGKQVVLSTLALVQAPSELGELKRYVENGDFLIEANDIGSVNMAAERKLPFVAGHALNCYNAVTLRLLLEQGMTRWCMPVELSRDWLANMLNQCDELGIRNKFEVEVLSYGHLPLAYSARCFTARSEDRAKDECETCCIKYPNGRDMRSQEQQQVFVLNGIQTMSGYVYNLGNDLTSMKGLVDIVRLSPMGLGTLDILNAFRANENGGAPLPLANRSDCNGYWRRVAGLELRA is encoded by the coding sequence ATGGCAGTAGGGAAAAGCATGAAATATTCATTAGGGCCGGTGCTTTACTATTGGCCAAAAGAGACGCTGGAAAAGTTTTATCAGGCCGCAGCTAAAAGCCGCGCCGATGTTATTTACCTGGGCGAAGCGGTATGCAGCAAGCGCCGGGCAACCAAAGTCGGCGACTGGCTGGATATGGCGAAAATGCTCGCAGGCCAGGGCAAGCAGGTGGTGCTTTCCACGCTTGCACTGGTGCAGGCCCCGTCCGAATTAGGCGAACTGAAGCGTTACGTAGAAAACGGCGACTTCCTGATTGAAGCCAATGATATCGGCAGCGTGAATATGGCCGCCGAACGCAAATTGCCGTTTGTCGCCGGACATGCGCTCAACTGCTATAACGCCGTTACGCTGCGCCTGCTGCTGGAGCAGGGCATGACGCGCTGGTGTATGCCGGTCGAGCTTTCCCGCGACTGGCTAGCCAATATGCTCAACCAGTGTGATGAACTCGGCATTCGCAACAAGTTCGAAGTGGAAGTGCTGAGCTACGGCCACCTGCCGCTGGCTTATTCCGCCCGCTGCTTCACCGCACGCTCTGAAGACCGTGCCAAAGACGAATGTGAAACCTGCTGCATTAAATACCCAAATGGCCGGGATATGCGCTCTCAGGAGCAGCAGCAGGTCTTCGTGCTGAACGGGATCCAGACCATGAGCGGCTATGTGTATAATCTTGGCAATGATCTGACGTCGATGAAAGGACTGGTGGATATTGTTCGTTTGTCGCCAATGGGCTTAGGGACGCTGGATATTTTGAACGCCTTCCGGGCCAACGAAAACGGCGGGGCACCGCTGCCGCTGGCCAACCGCAGCGACTGTAACGGCTACTGGCGACGCGTCGCCGGGCTGGAGCTTCGTGCCTGA
- a CDS encoding tryptophan permease (tryptophan transporter of high affinity), with translation MTTLTAPGTKPSLIGGVMIIGGTIIGAGMFSLPVVMSGAWFFWSLAALVFTWFCMLHSGLMILEANLNYRIGSSFDTITKDLLGRGWNAINGLSIAFVLYILTYAYISASGSILHHTFSEMSLDVPARLAGLVFALAVAFIVWLSTKAVSRMTAIVLGAKVITFFLTFGSLLGHVTPTTLFNVAESNASYTPYLLMTLPFCLASFGYHGNVPSLMKYYGKDPRTIIRCLVYGTLMALGLYTIWLLGTMGNIPRPEFIGIAEKGGNIDVLVQALSGVLNSRSLDLLLVVFSNFAVASSFLGVTLGLFDYLADLFGFDDSAMGRLKTALLTFVPPIVGGLLWPNGFLYAIGYAGLAATIWAAIVPALLARASRKRFGSPKFRVWGGKPMIALILVFGAGNALVHILSTFDVLPVYK, from the coding sequence ATGACAACGTTAACCGCCCCCGGCACAAAGCCTTCGTTAATCGGCGGGGTGATGATCATCGGTGGGACTATCATTGGCGCAGGGATGTTTTCTTTACCCGTAGTGATGTCGGGTGCCTGGTTCTTTTGGTCGCTGGCCGCGTTGGTTTTCACCTGGTTCTGCATGCTGCATTCCGGGCTGATGATTCTGGAAGCAAACCTGAACTACCGCATCGGCTCCAGTTTCGACACTATCACCAAAGATCTGCTGGGACGCGGCTGGAACGCGATAAACGGCCTGTCGATTGCGTTTGTGCTGTATATCCTGACCTACGCCTATATCTCTGCCAGCGGCTCCATCCTGCATCATACGTTTTCTGAGATGTCGCTGGACGTGCCCGCTCGCCTGGCGGGGCTGGTCTTTGCGCTGGCTGTGGCGTTTATAGTCTGGCTGAGTACCAAAGCGGTTAGCCGCATGACGGCAATTGTTCTCGGCGCGAAGGTGATCACTTTCTTTCTGACCTTCGGCAGCCTGCTTGGGCACGTCACGCCGACAACGCTGTTTAACGTCGCCGAGAGCAATGCCTCCTACACGCCCTATTTATTAATGACGCTGCCATTCTGTCTGGCCTCTTTTGGCTATCACGGCAACGTGCCTAGCCTGATGAAGTATTACGGCAAAGATCCTCGCACCATTATTCGCTGCCTGGTTTACGGCACGCTGATGGCGCTGGGGCTGTATACCATCTGGCTGCTGGGGACGATGGGGAATATTCCACGCCCTGAGTTTATTGGCATCGCGGAGAAAGGCGGCAACATTGATGTGCTGGTACAGGCGCTGAGCGGCGTCCTCAACAGCCGAAGCCTGGATCTGTTACTGGTGGTGTTCTCTAACTTTGCGGTGGCGAGCTCATTCCTCGGCGTCACGCTTGGGCTGTTCGATTACCTGGCGGATCTGTTTGGTTTTGATGATTCCGCGATGGGGCGTTTGAAAACGGCGCTGCTGACTTTTGTGCCGCCGATTGTCGGTGGCCTGCTGTGGCCAAATGGCTTCCTGTATGCGATTGGCTACGCCGGGCTGGCGGCAACCATTTGGGCAGCCATTGTGCCCGCGCTGCTGGCCAGGGCTTCGCGTAAACGCTTTGGTAGCCCGAAGTTCCGGGTCTGGGGCGGTAAGCCGATGATTGCCCTGATTCTGGTCTTTGGCGCAGGCAATGCGCTGGTACACATTCTTTCTACCTTCGACGTGCTGCCGGTATACAAGTAA
- a CDS encoding DEAD/DEAH box helicase (participates in the assembly of the large subunit of the ribosome; plays a key role in optimal cell growth at low temperature and is required for normal cell division) → MTDIIETTFSDLGLHASIIQALNDLGYEKPSPIQAECIPHLLNGRDVLGMAQTGSGKTAAFSLPLLNNLDPELKAPQILVLAPTRELAVQVAEAMTDFSKHMHGVNVVALYGGQRYDVQLRALRQGPQIVVGTPGRLLDHLKRGTLNLSGLKGLVLDEADEMLRMGFIEDVETIMAQIPAEHQTALFSATMPEAIRRITRRFMKDPQEVRIQSSVTTRPDISQSFWSVYGMRKNEALVRFLEAEDFDAAIIFVRTKNATLEVAEALERSGYNSAALNGDMNQALREQTLERLKDGRLDILIATDVAARGLDVERISLVVNYDIPMDSESYVHRIGRTGRAGRAGRALLFVENRERRLLRNIERTMKLTIPEVELPNADLLGERRLAKFAAKVQQQLESSDLDLYRGLLAKIQPSAEEELDIETLAAALLKMAQGERPLILPPDAPMRPRREFKERDDRFERRGDRNDRGPRGDRNDRGGEDRPRRERRDAGDMELYRIEVGRDDGVEVRHIVGAIANEGDISSRYIGNIKLFGTHSTIELPKGMPGEVLQHFTRTRILNKPMNMQLLGDAQPRPERSGERRGGRDGGRGFGGERREGGRGPRREGAGAGAGRSFSGERREGGRGPRREDGAATARRRFGDA, encoded by the coding sequence ATGACTGATATCATCGAAACCACTTTTTCTGATCTGGGGCTGCACGCCTCCATCATTCAGGCCCTGAACGATCTGGGCTACGAAAAGCCATCACCAATTCAGGCAGAGTGTATTCCACATCTGCTGAACGGCCGTGACGTTCTGGGTATGGCCCAGACCGGGAGCGGTAAAACTGCAGCTTTCTCTCTGCCGCTGCTGAATAACCTCGATCCTGAGCTGAAAGCACCACAAATCCTGGTGCTGGCCCCGACCCGCGAACTGGCGGTTCAGGTTGCTGAAGCCATGACGGATTTCTCTAAACACATGCACGGCGTGAACGTTGTGGCCCTTTACGGCGGTCAGCGTTATGACGTGCAGCTGCGCGCTCTGCGTCAGGGGCCACAGATTGTTGTTGGTACCCCAGGGCGTCTGCTTGACCACCTGAAACGCGGTACCCTGAACCTGTCCGGCCTGAAAGGTCTGGTACTGGATGAAGCGGATGAAATGCTGCGTATGGGCTTCATCGAAGACGTTGAAACCATCATGGCGCAGATCCCGGCTGAACATCAGACCGCGCTGTTCTCTGCAACCATGCCGGAAGCGATTCGTCGTATTACCCGTCGCTTCATGAAAGATCCTCAGGAAGTGCGCATTCAGTCCAGCGTTACCACTCGCCCGGACATCAGCCAGAGTTTCTGGTCTGTTTACGGCATGCGTAAAAACGAAGCGCTGGTGCGTTTCCTGGAAGCAGAAGATTTTGATGCGGCGATTATCTTCGTTCGTACCAAAAACGCGACTCTGGAAGTAGCTGAAGCGCTGGAGCGCAGCGGTTACAACAGTGCGGCACTGAACGGTGACATGAACCAGGCGCTGCGTGAGCAGACTCTGGAGCGCCTGAAAGATGGTCGTCTGGACATCCTGATCGCCACCGACGTTGCGGCCCGTGGCCTGGACGTGGAGCGTATCAGCCTGGTTGTTAACTACGACATCCCGATGGACTCTGAGTCTTACGTTCACCGTATCGGCCGTACCGGTCGTGCCGGTCGTGCTGGCCGCGCGTTGCTGTTCGTTGAGAACCGTGAACGTCGCCTGCTGCGTAACATCGAACGCACCATGAAGCTGACTATTCCAGAAGTAGAGCTGCCAAACGCAGATCTGCTGGGCGAGCGTCGTCTGGCTAAATTCGCCGCTAAAGTTCAGCAGCAGCTGGAAAGCAGCGATCTGGATCTGTACCGCGGCCTGCTGGCAAAAATTCAGCCTTCTGCTGAAGAAGAGCTGGATATCGAAACTCTGGCTGCAGCTCTGCTGAAAATGGCTCAGGGCGAACGTCCTCTGATCCTGCCACCAGATGCACCGATGCGTCCACGTCGCGAATTCAAAGAGCGTGACGATCGCTTCGAACGCCGTGGCGATCGCAACGACCGCGGTCCGCGTGGCGATCGTAATGACCGTGGCGGTGAAGATCGTCCTCGTCGTGAACGTCGCGATGCTGGCGATATGGAACTGTACCGTATTGAAGTGGGCCGTGATGATGGCGTTGAAGTTCGTCACATCGTTGGCGCTATCGCTAACGAAGGCGATATCAGCAGCCGCTACATCGGTAACATCAAGCTGTTCGGGACTCACTCCACCATCGAACTGCCGAAAGGCATGCCGGGTGAAGTTCTGCAGCACTTTACCCGCACTCGTATTCTGAACAAGCCGATGAATATGCAGCTGCTGGGTGACGCGCAGCCTCGTCCAGAGCGCAGCGGCGAACGCCGTGGCGGCCGTGACGGTGGTCGTGGCTTCGGCGGCGAGCGTCGTGAAGGCGGCCGTGGTCCACGTCGTGAAGGTGCTGGTGCCGGGGCTGGCCGTAGCTTCAGCGGTGAACGCCGTGAAGGTGGCCGTGGCCCGCGTCGTGAAGACGGTGCTGCTACCGCACGTCGTCGCTTCGGTGATGCATAA
- a CDS encoding lipoprotein NlpI (lipoprotein that appears to be involved in cell division; interacts with the periplasmic protease Prc and may be activated by protease processing), translating into MKPFLRWCFVATAITLAGCSNSAWRKNEVLAVPLQPTLQQEVILARMEQILASRALTDDERAQLLYERGVLYDSLGLRALARNDFSQALAIRPDMPEVFNYLGIYLTQAGNFDAAYEAFDSVLELDPTYNYAHLNRGIALYYGGRYRLAQDDLLAFYQDDPNDPFRSLWLYIAERNLDEKQAKVALQQRLEKSDREQWGWNIVEFYLGNISEKELMERLKADATDNTSLAEHLSETNFYLGKYYLSLGDKDSAKALFKLAVANNVHNYVEHRYALLELALLGQEQDDLAESDQQ; encoded by the coding sequence ATGAAGCCTTTTTTGCGCTGGTGTTTCGTTGCGACAGCTATCACGCTGGCCGGATGCAGCAACTCTGCCTGGCGTAAGAACGAAGTATTAGCGGTGCCATTGCAGCCTACGCTGCAGCAGGAAGTGATTCTGGCACGCATGGAACAAATACTTGCCAGTCGGGCTTTAACCGATGACGAACGCGCACAGCTTTTATATGAGCGCGGAGTGTTGTATGATAGCCTCGGTCTGAGGGCTCTGGCGCGTAATGATTTTTCACAAGCGCTGGCCATCCGTCCCGATATGCCTGAAGTATTCAATTACTTAGGCATTTATTTAACGCAGGCAGGCAATTTTGATGCTGCCTATGAAGCGTTTGATTCTGTACTTGAGCTTGATCCAACTTACAACTACGCGCACTTAAATCGCGGTATCGCCCTCTATTACGGTGGTCGTTATCGTTTAGCGCAAGATGATCTGCTGGCGTTTTATCAAGACGATCCCAACGATCCTTTCCGTAGCCTGTGGCTCTATATTGCTGAACGCAATTTGGACGAAAAACAGGCCAAAGTGGCGCTACAACAGCGTCTCGAGAAATCGGATAGAGAGCAATGGGGATGGAATATTGTCGAGTTCTACCTGGGCAACATTAGCGAAAAAGAGCTAATGGAACGCCTCAAGGCGGACGCAACGGATAACACCTCGCTCGCTGAGCATCTCAGTGAAACCAACTTCTATTTAGGTAAGTACTACCTAAGTCTGGGGGATAAGGACAGCGCCAAGGCACTGTTCAAGTTAGCGGTTGCTAACAACGTACACAACTACGTTGAGCATCGTTATGCATTGTTGGAATTAGCGCTCTTGGGCCAGGAGCAAGACGACCTGGCAGAATCGGACCAGCAATAG
- a CDS encoding polynucleotide phosphorylase/polyadenylase: MLNPIVRKFQYGQHTVTLETGMMARQATAAVMVSMDDTAVFVTVVGQKKAKPGQDFFPLTVNYQERTYAAGRIPGSFFRREGRPSEGETLIARLIDRPVRPLFPEGFVNEVQVIATVVSVNPQVHPDIVAMIGASAALSLSGIPFNGPIGAARVGYINDQYVLNPTAEELKTSKLDLVVAGTESAVLMVESEAELLSEDQMLGAVVFGHDQQQIVIKEINALVAEAGKPRWDWQPEAVNEALNSRVAALAESRLSDAYRITEKQERYAQVDVIKADVIATLTAEDESLDAGELSDILHAIEKNVVRSRILAGELRIDGREKDMIRGLDVRTGVLPRTHGSALFTRGETQALVTATLGTARDAQTLDELMGERTDSFLFHYNFPPYSVGETGMVGSPKRREIGHGRLAKRGVLAVMPEADKFPYTVRVVSEITESNGSSSMASVCGASLALMDAGVPIKAAVAGIAMGLVKEGDNFVVLSDILGDEDHLGDMDFKVAGSREGISALQMDIKIEGITREIMQVALNQAKGARLHILGVMEQAIDAPRGDISEFAPRIHTIKINPDKIKDVIGKGGAVIRALTEETGTTIEIEDDGTVKIAATDGDKAKHAIRRIEEITAEIEVGRIYNGKVTRIVDFGAFVAIGGGKEGLVHISQIADKRVEKVTDYLQMGQEVPVKVLEVDRQGRVRLSIKEATEQSPAEGAAPAAPEAE; the protein is encoded by the coding sequence TTGCTAAATCCGATCGTTCGTAAATTCCAGTATGGCCAGCATACGGTCACGCTTGAAACCGGCATGATGGCTCGCCAGGCTACCGCTGCTGTAATGGTAAGCATGGATGACACCGCGGTATTCGTTACCGTTGTGGGCCAGAAAAAAGCCAAGCCAGGCCAGGACTTCTTCCCGCTGACCGTTAACTATCAGGAGCGTACCTACGCTGCTGGTCGTATCCCTGGCAGCTTCTTCCGTCGTGAAGGCCGCCCAAGCGAAGGCGAAACCCTGATTGCGCGTCTGATTGACCGCCCGGTTCGTCCACTGTTCCCTGAAGGTTTCGTCAACGAAGTGCAGGTTATTGCTACCGTTGTTTCCGTAAACCCACAGGTTCACCCTGATATCGTTGCCATGATCGGTGCTTCCGCTGCACTGAGCCTGTCCGGTATTCCATTCAACGGCCCAATCGGTGCCGCTCGTGTTGGTTACATCAATGACCAGTACGTGCTGAACCCGACTGCTGAAGAGCTGAAAACCAGCAAGCTGGATCTGGTTGTTGCCGGTACCGAAAGCGCAGTCCTGATGGTTGAGTCCGAAGCTGAGCTGCTGAGCGAAGATCAGATGCTGGGCGCCGTTGTCTTCGGTCACGACCAGCAGCAGATTGTCATCAAGGAAATCAACGCGCTGGTTGCCGAAGCCGGCAAACCACGTTGGGACTGGCAGCCAGAAGCCGTGAACGAAGCGCTGAATTCACGCGTTGCCGCACTGGCTGAATCCCGCCTGAGCGATGCTTACCGCATCACTGAGAAGCAAGAACGTTATGCTCAGGTTGACGTTATCAAAGCTGACGTTATCGCAACGCTGACTGCGGAAGATGAATCTCTGGATGCAGGCGAACTGTCTGACATTCTGCACGCTATTGAGAAAAACGTTGTTCGTAGCCGTATCCTGGCAGGCGAACTGCGTATTGATGGCCGTGAAAAAGACATGATTCGTGGCCTGGATGTGCGCACTGGCGTTCTGCCGCGTACTCACGGTTCTGCGCTGTTCACCCGTGGTGAAACTCAGGCGCTGGTAACCGCAACTCTGGGTACCGCTCGTGACGCACAGACGCTGGACGAGCTGATGGGCGAACGCACTGACAGCTTCCTGTTCCACTACAACTTCCCTCCGTACTCCGTTGGCGAGACCGGGATGGTAGGTTCTCCTAAGCGTCGTGAAATTGGTCACGGTCGTCTGGCGAAGCGTGGCGTGCTGGCCGTTATGCCAGAAGCTGATAAATTCCCGTACACCGTTCGTGTGGTTTCTGAAATCACCGAATCTAACGGTTCTTCTTCCATGGCTTCCGTGTGTGGTGCTTCTCTGGCACTGATGGACGCTGGTGTGCCTATCAAAGCCGCCGTGGCGGGTATCGCGATGGGCCTGGTGAAGGAAGGCGACAACTTTGTGGTTCTGTCCGACATTCTGGGTGACGAAGATCACCTGGGCGACATGGACTTCAAAGTAGCCGGTAGCCGTGAAGGTATCTCTGCGCTGCAGATGGATATCAAAATTGAAGGTATCACCCGCGAAATCATGCAGGTGGCTCTGAACCAGGCTAAGGGTGCGCGTCTGCACATTCTGGGCGTGATGGAACAGGCTATTGATGCACCGCGTGGCGACATCTCTGAGTTCGCACCACGTATTCACACCATCAAAATCAACCCAGACAAGATCAAAGACGTGATCGGTAAGGGCGGGGCTGTGATTCGTGCGCTGACCGAAGAAACCGGCACCACCATCGAAATCGAAGATGACGGTACTGTGAAAATCGCAGCGACCGACGGTGATAAAGCGAAACACGCTATCCGCCGTATCGAAGAGATCACCGCTGAAATCGAAGTGGGCCGTATCTATAACGGTAAAGTCACTCGTATCGTTGATTTTGGTGCGTTTGTGGCTATCGGTGGCGGTAAAGAAGGTCTGGTTCACATCTCTCAAATCGCTGACAAGCGCGTAGAGAAAGTGACTGACTACCTGCAGATGGGTCAGGAAGTTCCGGTGAAAGTTCTGGAAGTTGACCGTCAGGGCCGCGTCCGTTTAAGCATTAAAGAAGCAACCGAGCAGTCTCCGGCAGAAGGTGCAGCACCAGCTGCGCCAGAAGCTGAGTAA
- a CDS encoding 30S ribosomal protein S15: protein MSLSVEAKAKIVSEFGRGTNDSGSTEVQVALLTAQINHLQGHFAEHKKDHHSRRGLLRMVSQRRKLLDYLKRKDVARYTSLIERLGLRR, encoded by the coding sequence ATGTCTCTAAGCGTTGAAGCTAAAGCTAAAATCGTTTCCGAGTTTGGTCGTGGTACTAACGACAGCGGTTCTACCGAAGTTCAGGTTGCACTGCTGACTGCACAGATTAACCACCTGCAGGGTCACTTTGCAGAGCACAAAAAAGATCACCACAGCCGTCGTGGTCTGCTGCGTATGGTTTCTCAGCGTCGTAAACTGCTCGACTACCTGAAACGTAAAGATGTAGCACGTTACACCAGCCTGATCGAGCGTCTGGGTCTGCGTCGCTAA
- the truB gene encoding tRNA pseudouridine synthase B (catalyzes isomerization of specific uridines in RNA to pseudouridine; responsible for residues in T loops of many tRNAs) produces MSRPRRRGRDIHGVLLLDKPQGLSSNDALQKVKRLYNANRAGHTGALDPLATGMLPICLGEATKFSQYLLDSDKRYRVIAKLGQRTDTSDADGIVVQERPVNFSAEQLAAALESFRGDTEQVPSMYSALKHQGKPLYEYARAGIEVEREARPITVYELLFIRHEGDELELEVHCSKGTYIRTIVDDLGEKLGCGAHVIFLRRLAVSKYPIERMVTLEQLNEMVEQAHRQEREPAELLDPLLMPMDSPASDFPRVNLLPEVAVYFKNGNPVRVAGIQAEGLVRVTEGDEKKFIGMGEIDGEGRVAPRRLVVEYPV; encoded by the coding sequence ATGAGTCGTCCTCGTCGTCGCGGTCGTGATATTCACGGTGTACTGCTGCTCGATAAGCCTCAGGGGCTTTCGTCCAATGACGCACTGCAAAAAGTAAAACGCCTTTATAACGCAAACCGCGCGGGTCATACCGGTGCGCTGGACCCTCTGGCGACCGGTATGCTACCGATTTGTCTTGGTGAAGCGACAAAGTTCTCCCAGTACCTGCTGGACTCCGACAAGCGTTACCGCGTGATTGCTAAACTTGGGCAGCGGACGGACACATCTGATGCCGACGGCATTGTGGTCCAGGAGCGTCCGGTTAACTTTAGCGCCGAGCAGCTTGCCGCCGCGCTGGAGAGTTTCCGCGGGGACACTGAGCAGGTTCCATCGATGTATTCTGCGCTTAAGCATCAGGGCAAGCCCCTGTACGAATATGCGCGCGCGGGTATTGAGGTTGAACGTGAAGCGCGTCCAATCACGGTGTATGAGCTGCTGTTTATTCGCCATGAAGGGGATGAACTGGAGCTGGAAGTCCACTGCTCTAAGGGAACGTACATCCGTACGATCGTTGACGATCTCGGTGAAAAGCTTGGCTGTGGGGCGCATGTTATCTTCCTGCGTCGTCTGGCAGTAAGTAAATATCCGATTGAACGCATGGTCACCCTAGAGCAGCTCAATGAGATGGTCGAACAGGCCCACCGGCAGGAGCGTGAGCCTGCGGAGCTGTTGGATCCGCTGTTGATGCCGATGGATAGCCCTGCATCAGATTTCCCGCGGGTGAATTTGCTGCCTGAAGTTGCCGTTTACTTTAAAAACGGTAATCCAGTTCGGGTGGCTGGCATTCAGGCCGAAGGGCTGGTGCGCGTCACTGAAGGCGATGAAAAGAAATTCATCGGAATGGGTGAAATCGATGGCGAGGGCCGGGTTGCTCCGCGTCGTCTGGTCGTCGAATATCCCGTCTGA